The DNA region GCAATACTGCGCAGTTCACGGTTGTACACCTGTGACACATCCGGGAAACGCACACCCAGTTCGGGATTATTCGGCCCCATCAGCGGATTATTGCCTACCAGATTGATATGATCGGTAATCAACATAAGCTGTCCCGGTTCGAAGCTGGTATTGATCGCTCCACATGCATTGGTGATAATCAACTGCTCGACGCCCAGTGCTTTCATTATCCGAACCGGGAAAGTGACTTCACCCAGCGTAAACCCTTCATAATAATGAAGGCGTCCTTTCATCGCAACGACGGTCTTGCCCATCAGCTCTCCGATGACCAATTCATTCGCATGCCCGATAGCTTCGGATTGAGCAAAATATGGAATGTCCGTATAGGGAATGACTGTAGCATTCTCGATCTCGTCCGCGAGCGCCCCCAGCCCTGATCCCAGAATCATGCCCACGACAGGCTTGGCGTTAATCCGGTTTAATATGTAATCTCTGGCTTCCTGAATATGTGCGGAATGATGCATGAATATATTCCCCCTGATAATCCGAGTTTGGATTTAAGTAGTTGCTATAAACCAAGTGTAATGAACAATAGACATGATGTAAACGGGAGCCGGATAAAGGAGGACTCTGGCTCACCACCACAAGCCGATTAAGCTTTGAGTCCGGACTGTAACACCTCGAAATATTCGCTCAACATTTCATTAAAATCAGGTTCGTCACTCTCAATCCTTTCAACATATTTCCATAAAATCTCAGACTTGACCATCCTTTAAGTCATCCATGCTTCAACTGTACACAAAAAACCGATCCTCTGTCGAGAATCGGTTCCATTCATTAAATGGACAAGGTATTTCGCACCAAGATGCAGTGACAAGCTGGCTCACTGCCGCTCCAGCGAATGCTGATTTTTGCTTTTCACCAGATCCATCCCCATGCTCAGCAACAGCATCAGTACAGCGAACATCATGGATTTGGCAATCGTTTTTTCAGGAAAAATCATATAGGCAGCTGCAAAATTGCCTGCGAAAACAAACAGGTTATTG from Paenibacillus sp. JNUCC-31 includes:
- a CDS encoding purine-nucleoside phosphorylase gives rise to the protein MHHSAHIQEARDYILNRINAKPVVGMILGSGLGALADEIENATVIPYTDIPYFAQSEAIGHANELVIGELMGKTVVAMKGRLHYYEGFTLGEVTFPVRIMKALGVEQLIITNACGAINTSFEPGQLMLITDHINLVGNNPLMGPNNPELGVRFPDVSQVYNRELRSIAMQVAEEQKVSLQQGVYAWWSGPAYETPAEIRMIRTMGADAVGMSTVPEAIVAIHGGMKVLGISCLTNMACGILDQPLSHDEVIEVAAKVKTTFIGLVKGILKEM